In a single window of the Leptolyngbyaceae cyanobacterium genome:
- a CDS encoding ABC transporter ATP-binding protein: MSDVVIRVDNLGKKYIIGHRQESYRSFRDAISEVAKSATQQLLKPLLKRQTISSPAYEEFWALKDVSFDIHKGDRVGIIGRNGAGKSTLLKILSRITEPSTGRISIKGRVASLLEVGTGFHPELTGRENIYLNGAILGMSKVEIKNKFDEIVAFAEVEKFLDTPVKRYSSGMYVRLAFAVAAHLEPEILIVDEVLAVGDAQFQKKCLGKMEEVGKEGRTVIFVSHQMSAIEKLCSRTIVLGYGQIKFDGQSKLGINYYLKDLDNRLKNIDIRNIERSGSGKVIITNFYLENKEGEQIIAASSGEEIVLVFEYEISTKEPAEDVSIGLSIHSILGETISILYSDYVGQTFNLTSYQGKLKCKIKNFPYSTGRYLVGARIISNGVEADWPKDFIGFIDVEAGDFYRNGSIFHSGIGLVLLQGEWQLEVNGGIKE, from the coding sequence ATGTCAGATGTCGTGATTCGCGTAGATAACTTAGGTAAAAAATATATTATCGGTCATCGACAAGAGAGCTACAGATCTTTTCGGGATGCTATTTCTGAAGTTGCCAAATCAGCCACTCAACAATTATTAAAACCCCTATTAAAACGCCAAACTATATCTAGCCCTGCTTATGAAGAATTTTGGGCGTTGAAGGATGTTTCTTTCGATATACACAAAGGCGATCGAGTTGGCATTATCGGTAGGAATGGAGCAGGAAAATCTACCCTATTAAAAATTTTAAGCCGCATTACCGAACCTAGTACAGGTCGTATATCTATTAAAGGGCGAGTAGCTAGTTTATTGGAAGTGGGAACCGGTTTTCATCCAGAGCTTACCGGAAGAGAAAACATCTATCTCAACGGTGCTATTCTGGGAATGAGCAAGGTAGAAATCAAAAATAAATTTGATGAAATTGTAGCGTTTGCGGAAGTAGAAAAATTTTTAGATACCCCAGTAAAGCGGTATTCATCAGGGATGTATGTACGCCTAGCATTTGCCGTGGCAGCACATTTAGAACCAGAGATTCTAATAGTAGATGAAGTATTGGCGGTAGGTGATGCTCAATTCCAAAAAAAATGCTTGGGTAAAATGGAAGAGGTAGGCAAAGAAGGCAGAACAGTTATTTTTGTTAGCCATCAAATGTCTGCCATTGAAAAACTGTGTTCTAGAACTATAGTTTTAGGTTACGGTCAAATAAAGTTTGATGGTCAATCTAAGTTAGGTATTAACTATTATTTAAAAGATTTAGATAACCGATTGAAAAACATAGATATTAGAAATATAGAAAGGTCTGGTTCTGGAAAAGTAATTATCACTAATTTTTATTTAGAAAATAAGGAGGGTGAGCAAATAATAGCGGCGTCTTCTGGAGAAGAAATTGTATTAGTATTTGAATATGAAATAAGTACTAAAGAACCAGCTGAAGACGTCAGTATTGGCTTATCTATACATAGTATTTTGGGAGAAACAATTTCTATTTTATATAGTGATTATGTTGGCCAAACATTTAATTTAACAAGTTATCAAGGTAAGTTAAAATGTAAAATTAAAAACTTTCCTTACTCTACAGGCAGATATCTTGTGGGCGCGAGAATAATAAGTAACGGCGTAGAAGCTGATTGGCCAAAAGATTTTATTGGATTTATTGATGTTGAGGCTGGAGATTTTTATCGTAATGGAAGTATATTTCATAGTGGTATAGGGTTAGTTTTGCTCCAAGGAGAGTGGCAACTAGAAGTAAATGGAGGGATTAAGGAATGA